The DNA sequence AATTTCAGTTGAATTATTACTTTTAGCTGACTTAATGGTTATTTCAAATGAATCACTTTCAATTTTAGAAGGGAAATTTAAATAATGCAACTTACAGATATTATTAGAAGACCTATTATTACCGAAAAAAGCAATCAACAAACAGTAAATAATAATTCATATACATTCGAAGTAGCTTATAATGCAAATAAATTCCAAATTGCTAGAGCTATTGAAATCATTTTCCAAGTAAAAGTTGAAAAAGTAAACACAATGAAATTTGAAAAACAACCAAAAAACATTGGACGTTACCACGGATTTACAAACCGTTATAAAAAAGCTATTGTTAAATTAGCTGAAGGTGACTTAATTAACTTCTATCCTTCTGATGAAGTTAAAGCCGAAGAAAAAGAAGAAAAAACTAAAAAAACAGCTAAAAAAGAAGTTTCAGAAGTTGAAAAAAGAGCTGCTGAAAAACTTGCTGCTAAAAAAGCAAACACAAATGTTAAAAAAGCTACAAAAACAGCTACAAAAACTAATGTTAAAAAAACAACAACTAGAAAAGTTGGTGGTGAATAATTATACCCCTAACTATAATATAAATTAATTATATAATACAATGTAAAGCGGAAAAGTCATGCTTAAAAGAAAGATCCGCAACTATTTTTAAGCAAAGGAGAAAAGACATGGCTATTAAATACTATAAGCCAACAACCAATGGTCGTCGTAATATGTCAATTCTCGACTACAGACAAAACTTAAGTGGTCATGCACCTGAAAAATCATTAATGGTGATTTTAAAAAACAATGCAGGGCGTAATAACCAAGGAAAAATTACAGTTCGTCATCACGGTGGTCGTGTAAAAAGATATTACAGAATCGTTGATTTTAAACGTAATAAAGATAATATTCCAGCTATTGTTAAAACAATTGAATATGATCCAAACAGATCAGCAAACATTTGTTTATTAGCATATGCAGATGGAGAAAAAAGATATATTTTAGCACCTAAAGGAATAAAAGTTGGGCAAACTGTTGTTTCAGGTGAAAATGCCGATATTATTGTTGGTAATTCACTTCCATTAAGTAATATTCCTGAAGGTACATTTGTTCACAACATTGAAATGCAACCAGGAGGTGGAGGTATCATTGCTCGTAGTGCTGGTACATCTGCACAAATTTTAGGTAAAGACGATGATGGAAAATATGTTGTTTTAAGATTAAAATCTGGTGAAACAAGACGTGTTTTAGCTCGTTGTCGTGCAACAATTGGTTTTGTTGGTAATGAAGAACACTTATTAGTAAATATTGGTAAAGCTGGTAAAAATAGACATATGGGTGTTAGACCTACAGTACGTGGATCAGTAATGAACCCAGTAGATCACCCACATGGAGGGGGAGAAGGAAAACAACCTGTTGGTCGTAAAGCTCCTCTTACACCTTGAGGTAAAAAAGCTCTTGGAGTTAAAACAAGAAAAACTAAGAAATCTTCAAACAAATTAATTATTAGAAGAAGAAAGGATGCTAAATAATGGCACGTAGTCTTAAAAAAGGACCTTTCGCAGATGATCATTTACTTAAAAAAGTAGATGCTATCGTTGAAGGTAAAGCACCTAAAAAACCTATCAAAACTTGATCAAGACGTTCTACAATTTTCCCTCACTTTGTAGGGTTAACATTCCAAGTACACAATGGTAAACAATTCATTGATGTTTATGTTACAGATGATATGGTTGGACACAAATTAGGAGAATTCTCACCTACCCGTACATATACAGGACATGGTGCAGATAAAGGTAAGAAGAAATAATGGAAAAAGTACAAGCAGTAGCACACGTTAAAATGCAACGTGTAAGTGCTCGTAAAGCACGTTTAGTTGCTGATTTATTCAGAGGAAAAGACGTAAGAGAAGCACTTGGTATTTTATACAACACAAATAA is a window from the Mycoplasma anserisalpingitidis genome containing:
- the rpsS gene encoding 30S ribosomal protein S19, translating into MARSLKKGPFADDHLLKKVDAIVEGKAPKKPIKTWSRRSTIFPHFVGLTFQVHNGKQFIDVYVTDDMVGHKLGEFSPTRTYTGHGADKGKKK
- the rplB gene encoding 50S ribosomal protein L2; this translates as MAIKYYKPTTNGRRNMSILDYRQNLSGHAPEKSLMVILKNNAGRNNQGKITVRHHGGRVKRYYRIVDFKRNKDNIPAIVKTIEYDPNRSANICLLAYADGEKRYILAPKGIKVGQTVVSGENADIIVGNSLPLSNIPEGTFVHNIEMQPGGGGIIARSAGTSAQILGKDDDGKYVVLRLKSGETRRVLARCRATIGFVGNEEHLLVNIGKAGKNRHMGVRPTVRGSVMNPVDHPHGGGEGKQPVGRKAPLTPWGKKALGVKTRKTKKSSNKLIIRRRKDAK
- the rplW gene encoding 50S ribosomal protein L23, producing MQLTDIIRRPIITEKSNQQTVNNNSYTFEVAYNANKFQIARAIEIIFQVKVEKVNTMKFEKQPKNIGRYHGFTNRYKKAIVKLAEGDLINFYPSDEVKAEEKEEKTKKTAKKEVSEVEKRAAEKLAAKKANTNVKKATKTATKTNVKKTTTRKVGGE